The window aCCCAACGTGGGAAGACTAAGGTCGTGCTTTGGGCGCAAAAGAGAGACATACCAAGTACATAATCGAAACTTTATGTTACACTTTTAACATTGGAAAATTGTTAGAAAAAGCAAATTAAATCGACCctcttttcaaaattaatagatgGAAAATTGTGAACTTGGAGACAATACTCCTGAAGAgtcaccattttttttaccaaattttccATTCCATTTTTCTaccaaacaaattatattgattttggCTTAAGTAaacatattttgtgaaatattatttatttttgttttattagtcGTTAATTTTTGTTGGTTGTCCATTAAAATTGTTGATTTTTGTCGATTTTACCAAATAAGTGACGTTGACTAAGGAGATTAATTAACAGAGCTTAATTTATGTTAAGATTCTTTGTTACTTTGTACAAAACAACATTGTTTcgatttaaaaattaaaaataaatgtcaCTAATAAAATTTGATCCCCTTATCTGTCAAACAATCCACAAATACATTATCAACTGAGagaattgatttttaaaaaatcttgaggaatatttatatatactgtattttaatataAGTCATCCAAATCAAAAAGTTTCTCTCTCAAAATTTTCAGAGGAAGAAACTTAGGTTCTTATTTTATAtgtgattaaaattaaatcaaaaatagtGAAAAGAATAAAAGTTCCTTCTTATTCAGGAGGTTTAAGTACCTCTAAGAGGCCGTGACGTGTTCATTAATGGTTGGGTGAacctaatgaaaaaaaaaagaaggtaaaatgtcgtttgcttctttctctttatcacGAATCTCTCCAGTTCAGCTCCATCGATTCTTTTCGGTGAACCAAATCCAGAATAATTTTCAAGTTTCTctccatcaatttttttttttaattcttaaatCAAGCTTTATACTTTGTTGGTGTTTCTGAGCGAGAGCTTGCTGTTGATGGTGTTTTATTTCATAAGCCCCATCGTTTGAGGTTTGATTTATAACACCATTTGTTTTCTTGGACTACAGAACAAGCGTGGTGGAAGGGATAGGTCTCTGAGATTGTGGTTTCGTTAGAACCTATCATAGTGATTGTGCTGCATATTTCCATTTATTTGTAAGTTTGgaataaataatttgatgatgttTCTTGTTGCAGCCATGGAGCTTGCTCTCTCATTGGAGAAGCTACTAGGTGGGGAAGGTTATTACATAGGACAAGGAAAATTTGGAACAACGTTTCTATGCATGGATAAGTAGACAGGTAAAGAGCTCGCTTGCAAAACGATAGCCAAGAGGGAACTAACGACGCCTGAGGATGTTGAAGATGTGAGAAGAGAGATTTAGATAATGCATCATCTGTCTAGTCATCCAAAACGTAATTCAGATCGTTGGTGCGTATGAGGATGCAGTAGCTGTTCATGTTGTGATGGAGATTTGTGCAGGTGGAGAGTTATTTGATAGGATTATACAGATAGGTTACTATACAGAGAGAAAAGCTGCTGAGCTTGCTAGGATCGTTGTTGGTTTTATAGAAGCTTGTCATTCTCTTGGTGTGATGCACAGTGATCTTAAACATGagaatttttcttgtttgtaagTTGAGACGAAGAAGCTGCTCTCAAGTCTATTGATTTtggtctctctgttttctttaaaCCAGGTATAGTTAATATCCCCAATGCTACTTGTAATAGGTTTCATATACATTGTGCAGAGTGAGGTGGATCAATGATTCTTCGTTGTGGTTACAGGAGAAACATTCACTGATGTAGTTGGGAGTCCTTATTATGTGGCTCCAGAAGTTTTATACTTCATTTGGCCGTAGTCCTTAATACCTCATGTGGCCGTAGTTGTTTTCATTTGCAGGGTATATTCCTTAATACTTCATTTGCAGGGTATAGTCATTTGGCCGTAGTTGTTTtcgtatccttttttttttttttactttgacaACTAAAAAAGGTTTATTCTTTTTGGCTAGTGTTGATGTGATTTTCTCAGGAGAAACATACCCTGACTCTTGGATTGAAAAGGAGGCAAGGAAGAAATGATTTTGCAACACATTCGGGTCTGCATATTAGTATTGAGAAGTCCACTATATACACTGCTGGTGTCCCTCCACTCCTCAAAGATGAGATTCTCCATGAATTCCCGTTTGCTTCTGGTTCTTTACCAGTTCGATATTTGGGTTTGCCACTTCTGCCACGAAGGATGACCTCAGGAGACTATCTCCCTCTCATTGAAAAGATTCGCATGCGAATAGCCTCCTGGACAGCTAGAATGCTTTCCTTTGCAGGTCGATTACAGTTAATTAGTTCTGTGCTTTTTAGTTTGACAAATTTCTGGATATCAGCTTTTAGACTCCCTAAAGCTTGTATCAAGGAGATTGATCGATTATGTTCAGCTTTCTTGTGGTCTGGACCCTCTTTGAACACAAAGAAAGCTAAAGTTGCCTGGTCAGAGGTCTGCTTACCAAAGAGTGAGGGAGGCTTGGGGCTACGGTCACTCGAGGAAGCAAATAAGGTTAGTATGCTCAAACTAATTTGGCGAATCAGTTCTGCTAGAAATTCTCTCTGGGTTGATTGGGTGAAAAGGTCCCTCATTCGAACGGGTTCTTTCTGGGCTGTCAAGGATAATACAACCACTGGTTCTTGGATATGGCGAAAACTACTGAAATATAGGACCCTAGCAAAGCAGTTCTTAAAGATGGAAGTGCATAATGGTACATCAACGTCATTCTGGTTCGATAACTAGAGTCCACTAGGTTTTTTACATGATACACTTGGTGATCGGGGTTTTATAGACCTTGGTGTTACAAAACTAAGTACTATGGCGGATGTTATGAATATGCAGCGGAGACGTAGACACCGTTTCCCTTTGTTCGTTGCAATAGAGGAGGCAATACAGAAGCAGCAACTCAGTCGCTCTGACGATGTGTATGACATACCACTATGGAAAGGGAAAAACGATTGCTACCGCAAAAGTTTCTCCACCAAAGACACTTGGTTCCACATACACGCAACACACCCGCAACTGCCTGACTACAAAGCAATCTGGTTCACACATGCTACTCCAAAGTACGCCTTCCTTCTCTGGCTGGTAGTCAAAAATAGAGTCGCAACAGGTGACAAACTGCAGCAATGGAATCCTCAGGCAATCGCAAGCTGTATCCTCTGCAATCATCTGCAAGAGACAACAGAGCACCTTTTTTTCCAATGTTCATACTCAAAGCTGGTGTGGGAAGGTTTAATACAAAAGCTACTTGCTGATAATTACACAAGCCATTGGAGGGAGGTCATCACTCTACTTACTGGCAACGCTTTGGACAAATCACAAAAGTTCATACTCGGTTATGCTTTCCAAGCAGCCATTCACTCGCTCTGGAGAGAAAGAAACGGACGACGACATGGAGAAAGCTCACTAACACCAGAGCACTTGATCAAGCTTATAGACAAGAATGTTCGAAACAGACTTAGCACCCTACCAGGCGGCCAAGACAAACTCATCCAAATTTGGTTTGCAGCAAGATTCTACtaaatgaatttttaaagttttcaactatttttaaagtgtttccacaaaatttttttgtaaaccgtttatttttcttttgaatataatttaatattaaattcaaaaaaaaaaaaaaaNAAAAAATGATTTTGCATTGATCAATAAGAACTCCACCATTGGAGGcagataattttaattaactttacaaaggttcttattttaaaaaagtacaaaatttaTAGTTAGAAAAATTTAAGAGTCTAAAAATAACAAAGTACCAATGAAGATGGTCTTATATCGACGTTTTATTTCGCCATCTGGTTTGCTCTGGCAAGGCAATTCGGTGGGTTAAACCAGCTTCAATCCGTCCAACACCAGCTTCTTTTGTGGTTGTTAGGGTCGGGTTTTGGTTCCGCCATCGGCCGCTTCCTTTAACGGTGATGTACGACTTTGATTCCGGCACATGTTGGCCACCTCGACGATTTCATGACCGGCTTTGATTCCGACATGCGTTGGCCCCCTTGATGATGCTATGTCCAGCTTTGATTCCGGTATGAGTTGGCCTCTTCAGAGACGTTAAGATTGGATTTCGTCTAGGTTTCACCATCCTGTTTCTAGGTGATTAATCTAGCTTTTGGAACCGGTTTATTCCGGTTAAGGTAAAATTTCTTATGACGCTCGATTTCGAAGAAAATAAAGTCTCTTTAAGGGTTGTGCTTTGTCGGAGGAGTATCCAGCTTCGACTTCAACTTCTAGTCGGAAGAAATCTCAAGATCTAGAAAATCAATTAAGACTTGGAAGTTCAAAAATGTGCAAGAAGATCtgatattcataaaaaaaaaaaaaaaaaaaaaaaaaaaaaaaaaaaaaaaaaaaaaaaaaaaaNNNNNNNNNNNNNNNNNNNNNNNNNNNNNNNNNNNNNNNNNNNNNNNNNNNNNNNNNNNNNNNNNNNNNNNNNNNNNNNNNNNNNNNNNNNNNNNNNNNNNNNNNNNNNNNNNNNNNNNNNNNNNNNNNNNNNNNNNNNNNNNNNNNNNNNNNNNNNNNNNNNNNNNNNNNNNNNNNNNNNNNNNNNNNNNNNNNNNNNNNNNNNNNNNNNNNNNNNNNNNNNNNNNNNNNNNNNNNNNNNNNNNNNNNNNNNNNNNNNNNNNNNNNNNNNNNNNNNNNNNNNNNNNNNNNNNNNNNNNNNNNNNNNNNNNNNNNNNNNNNNNNNNNNNNNNNNNNNNNNNNNNNNNNNNNNNNNNNNNNNNNNNNNNNNNNNNNNaaaaaaaaaaaaaaaaaaaaaaaaaaaaaaaaaaaaaaaaaaatctgattataTGGTATCATGGAGAAGATTCAAGCAAAAAAGAACTGAATCTTGTATCCTCAGAGGAGATTCAGGTTCTAATTTGAAAATCATTAAGTTCTTCATATGTTTAT is drawn from Camelina sativa cultivar DH55 chromosome 8, Cs, whole genome shotgun sequence and contains these coding sequences:
- the LOC104707187 gene encoding uncharacterized protein LOC104707187 yields the protein MTSGDYLPLIEKIRMRIASWTARMLSFAGRLQLISSVLFSLTNFWISAFRLPKACIKEIDRLCSAFLWSGPSLNTKKAKVAWSEVCLPKSEGGLGLRSLEEANKRRRRHRFPLFVAIEEAIQKQQLSRSDDVYDIPLWKGKNDCYRKSFSTKDTWFHIHATHPQLPDYKAIWFTHATPKYAFLLWLVVKNRVATGDKLQQWNPQAIASCILCNHLQETTEHLFFQCSYSKLVWEGLIQKLLADNYTSHWREVITLLTGNALDKSQKFILGYAFQAAIHSLWRERNGRRHGESSLTPEHLIKLIDKNVRNRLSTLPGGQDKLIQIWFAARFY